One Streptomyces sp. V4I8 genomic window carries:
- the nuoK gene encoding NADH-quinone oxidoreductase subunit NuoK — protein sequence MNPVNYLYLAALLFTIGATGVLIRRNAIVVFMCIELMLNACNLTLVAFSRMHGNLDGQIIAFFTMVVAAAEVVVGLAIIVSLFRSRHSASVDDASLMKL from the coding sequence GTGAACCCGGTCAACTACCTCTACCTCGCCGCCCTGTTGTTCACGATCGGCGCCACCGGCGTGCTGATCAGGCGCAACGCGATCGTCGTCTTCATGTGCATCGAGCTCATGCTCAACGCGTGCAACCTCACGCTCGTGGCCTTCTCGCGGATGCACGGCAATCTCGACGGCCAGATCATCGCCTTCTTCACGATGGTCGTCGCCGCCGCGGAGGTCGTCGTCGGGCTCGCGATCATCGTGTCGCTGTTCCGTTCCCGCCACTCGGCCTCGGTCGACGACGCCAGCCTGATGAAGCTCTGA
- the nuoL gene encoding NADH-quinone oxidoreductase subunit L, whose translation MENLIALLIAAPLLGAAVLLCGGRRLDAVGHWIGTLLSFVSFAFGVVLFADLLGKSAEDRTLTSHLFSWIPVEGFQADIAFRLDQLSMTFVLLITGVGSLIHLYSVGYMEHDERRRRFFGYLNLFLAAMLLLVLADNYLLLYVGWEGVGLASYLLIGFWQHKPSAATAAKKAFLVNRVGDMGLSIAIMMMFLWFGTFAFGPVLGGEGEPGLVGDASEGKLTAIGLMLLLAACGKSAQVPLQSWLGDAMEGPTPVSALIHAATMVTAGVYLIVRSGAIFNAAPDAQLVVTIVGAVTLLFGAIVGCAKDDIKKALAGSTMSQIGYMVLAAGLGPIGYVFAIMHLVTHGFFKAGLFLGAGSVMHGMNDEVDMRKYGGLRKYMPVTFVTFGLGYLAIIGFPGLSGFFSKDKIIEAAFAKGGTEGWILGGCALLGAAITAYYMTRVMLMTFFGEERWRHAKTASPAEPGVEPAAETHGEHAEPHPHESPRVMTIPMIVLAVGSVAGGAFFSIGDRFVHWLEPITGHAHGHPPIGAAAVTSATVACMIIGVAIAYGQYGRRPVPAVAPRGSLLTRAARRDLLQDDFNHVVLVRGGEHLTRSLVYVDHTLVDGVVNGTAASMGGLSGRMRRLQNGFARSYAVSMFGGAAILIAATLLMRAV comes from the coding sequence GTGGAGAACCTGATTGCGCTGCTGATCGCGGCGCCATTGCTCGGAGCGGCCGTACTGCTGTGCGGCGGCCGGCGGCTCGACGCCGTCGGCCACTGGATCGGCACGCTCCTGTCGTTCGTCTCCTTCGCCTTCGGTGTGGTCCTCTTCGCCGACCTGCTCGGCAAGAGTGCCGAGGACCGGACCCTGACGAGCCACCTGTTCAGCTGGATCCCGGTCGAGGGCTTCCAGGCGGACATCGCCTTCCGCCTGGACCAGCTGTCGATGACGTTCGTGCTGCTGATCACCGGCGTCGGCTCGCTGATCCACCTGTACTCGGTCGGGTACATGGAGCACGACGAGCGGCGCCGCCGCTTCTTCGGCTATCTGAACCTGTTCCTCGCGGCGATGCTGCTGCTCGTCCTCGCCGACAACTACCTGCTCCTCTACGTCGGCTGGGAGGGCGTGGGTCTCGCCTCCTACCTGCTGATCGGCTTCTGGCAGCACAAGCCCAGCGCCGCCACCGCCGCGAAGAAGGCCTTCTTGGTCAACCGCGTCGGCGACATGGGCCTGTCGATCGCGATCATGATGATGTTCCTGTGGTTCGGCACATTCGCCTTCGGGCCGGTGCTCGGCGGCGAGGGGGAGCCCGGCCTGGTCGGTGACGCGAGCGAGGGCAAGCTCACCGCCATCGGCCTGATGCTGCTGCTCGCCGCCTGCGGCAAGTCCGCCCAGGTGCCGCTGCAGTCCTGGCTCGGGGACGCGATGGAGGGCCCGACCCCGGTCTCGGCCCTCATCCACGCCGCGACGATGGTGACCGCGGGCGTCTACCTGATCGTCCGCTCCGGAGCCATCTTCAACGCCGCGCCGGACGCGCAGCTGGTGGTCACCATCGTCGGAGCCGTCACGCTCCTCTTCGGTGCGATCGTCGGTTGCGCGAAGGACGACATCAAGAAGGCGCTGGCCGGCTCGACCATGTCGCAGATCGGCTACATGGTCCTCGCCGCGGGCCTCGGCCCCATCGGCTACGTCTTCGCGATCATGCACCTGGTGACGCACGGCTTCTTCAAGGCCGGGCTGTTCCTCGGCGCCGGTTCGGTCATGCACGGCATGAACGACGAGGTCGACATGCGCAAGTACGGCGGTCTGCGCAAGTACATGCCGGTCACCTTCGTCACGTTCGGCCTCGGCTACCTCGCCATCATCGGCTTCCCGGGGCTGTCCGGCTTCTTCTCCAAGGACAAGATCATCGAGGCGGCGTTCGCCAAGGGCGGCACCGAGGGCTGGATCCTCGGCGGCTGTGCGCTGCTGGGCGCCGCCATCACGGCGTACTACATGACGCGCGTGATGCTGATGACGTTCTTCGGAGAGGAGCGCTGGCGTCACGCGAAGACCGCGTCGCCGGCCGAGCCCGGCGTGGAGCCCGCCGCCGAGACACACGGCGAGCATGCGGAGCCGCACCCGCACGAGTCGCCCAGGGTCATGACGATCCCCATGATCGTGCTGGCCGTCGGGTCGGTGGCCGGTGGTGCGTTCTTCAGCATCGGCGACCGCTTCGTGCACTGGCTGGAGCCCATCACCGGGCACGCCCACGGCCATCCGCCGATCGGCGCGGCAGCGGTCACCAGCGCGACCGTGGCGTGCATGATCATCGGCGTCGCCATCGCCTATGGCCAGTACGGCCGTCGTCCGGTTCCCGCGGTCGCCCCGCGCGGGTCGCTGCTCACCCGGGCCGCCCGGCGCGACCTGCTCCAGGACGACTTCAACCACGTCGTCCTCGTACGCGGCGGCGAACACCTCACGCGCTCCCTGGTGTACGTCGACCACACCCTGGTCGACGGCGTCGTCAACGGCACGGCGGCGTCGATGGGCGGCCTGTCCGGACGGATGCGCAGGCTGCAGAACGGCTTCGCGCGGTCGTACGCGGTCTCGATGTTCGGCGGTGCGGCGATCCTCATCGCCGCGACCCTGCTGATGAGGGCGGTCTGA
- a CDS encoding NADH-quinone oxidoreductase subunit M → MSFPLLTATAVLPAIGAIATAAVPAAQRTAAKWLALLVSLGTLALAITVLVRFDPDGDRYQLTESHAWIADFGVRYELGVDGIAVALVALTALLIPFIILAGWHDADPLETGSSRWRPTQGFFALILAVEAMVIISFEATDVFLFYIFFEAMLIPMYFLIGGFGDRAHEHGEKVASTQRSYAAVKFLLYNLVGGLIMLAAVIGLYVVAGNFSLQEIAEARANGTLDMATNTERWLFLGFFFAFAVKAPLWPLHTWLPNAMGEATTPVAVLITAVVDKVGTFAMLRFCLQLFPEASKWATPAILVLALISIIYGALLAVGQRDMKRLIAYASISHFGFIIMGIFAMTSQGQSGATLYMVNHGISTAALMLVAGFLISRRGSRLIADYGGVQKVAPVLAGTFLIGGLATLSLPGLAPFVSEFLVLVGTFTRYPVIGIIATFGIVLAALYTLVLYQRTMTGPVKPEVSAMPDLRVRELVVVAPLVVLLIFLGVYPKPVTDIVNPAVKQTMSDVQKKDPQPEVEAAK, encoded by the coding sequence ATGTCCTTTCCTCTGCTGACAGCTACGGCGGTGCTCCCGGCGATCGGGGCGATCGCCACGGCCGCCGTACCGGCCGCGCAGCGCACCGCCGCCAAATGGCTGGCGCTGCTCGTCTCGCTCGGCACGCTCGCCCTCGCGATCACCGTCCTGGTCCGCTTCGACCCGGACGGCGACCGCTACCAGCTCACTGAATCCCACGCCTGGATCGCGGACTTCGGGGTGCGCTACGAACTCGGCGTGGACGGCATCGCGGTGGCGCTGGTCGCGCTGACGGCGCTGCTGATCCCGTTCATCATCCTCGCGGGCTGGCACGACGCCGACCCGCTGGAGACCGGCAGCAGCCGTTGGCGGCCGACGCAGGGCTTCTTCGCCCTGATCCTGGCCGTCGAGGCGATGGTGATCATCTCCTTCGAGGCCACCGACGTCTTCCTCTTCTACATCTTCTTCGAAGCCATGCTCATCCCGATGTACTTCCTCATCGGAGGCTTCGGGGACCGTGCCCACGAGCACGGCGAGAAGGTGGCGTCGACGCAACGGTCGTACGCGGCAGTGAAGTTCCTGCTCTACAACCTGGTCGGCGGTCTGATCATGCTGGCCGCGGTGATCGGCCTCTATGTGGTCGCCGGGAACTTCAGCCTCCAGGAGATCGCCGAGGCCCGCGCCAACGGCACGCTCGACATGGCGACCAACACCGAACGCTGGCTGTTCCTCGGCTTCTTCTTCGCCTTCGCCGTGAAGGCACCCCTGTGGCCGCTGCACACCTGGCTGCCCAACGCGATGGGGGAGGCCACCACACCGGTCGCCGTCCTCATCACGGCGGTCGTCGACAAGGTGGGCACGTTCGCGATGCTCCGCTTCTGCCTCCAGCTGTTCCCGGAGGCCAGCAAGTGGGCGACGCCCGCGATCCTCGTGCTGGCGCTGATCAGCATCATCTACGGGGCGCTGCTCGCGGTCGGCCAGCGCGACATGAAGCGTCTGATCGCGTACGCGTCGATCTCGCACTTCGGCTTCATCATCATGGGCATCTTCGCGATGACCAGCCAGGGCCAGTCCGGCGCGACGCTGTACATGGTCAACCACGGGATCTCGACGGCCGCGTTGATGCTGGTGGCCGGGTTCCTGATCTCCCGGCGCGGCTCGCGGCTCATCGCCGACTACGGCGGTGTGCAGAAGGTCGCCCCGGTGCTCGCCGGCACCTTCCTGATCGGTGGTCTGGCGACCCTGTCGCTGCCGGGACTGGCACCCTTCGTCAGTGAGTTCCTGGTCCTGGTCGGCACGTTCACGCGCTACCCGGTGATCGGCATCATCGCCACCTTCGGCATCGTGCTCGCCGCGCTCTACACCCTCGTCCTCTACCAGAGGACGATGACGGGCCCGGTGAAGCCGGAGGTCTCCGCCATGCCCGACCTCAGGGTGCGTGAGCTCGTGGTCGTCGCCCCGCTGGTCGTACTGCTGATCTTCCTGGGCGTCTACCCGAAGCCCGTCACGGACATCGTCAACCCGGCGGTCAAGCAGACCATGTCCGACGTACAGAAGAAGGACCCCCAGCCTGAGGTGGAGGCGGCCAAGTGA
- the nuoN gene encoding NADH-quinone oxidoreductase subunit NuoN gives MSATAVHSLWTTAADPISKIDSPKIEYGQLSPTLIIIGAAIVGVLIEAVVPRKARYYAQVFVSTVALVAAFAAVVALAADGYATTKAGIAAMGAIAVDGPALFLQGTILLAGLVGLFTFAERRLDPAAHGNRVDSFAAQAASVPGSDSEKAAVKAGFTTTEVFPLLMFAVAGMLIFPAANDLLTLFIALEVFSLPLYLMCALARRKRLMSQEAAVKYFLLGAFASAFTLFGIALLYGYAGSVSYAAIAQVVDGTVPEVTPALADTMGNDALLLVGAAMIVMGLLFKVGAVPFHMWTPDVYQGAPTPVTGFMAAATKVAAFGALLRILYVVLPGLRWDWRPVMWGVAIVTMLGGAIVAITQTDIKRLLAYSSIAHAGFILAGVIATTPDGVSSVLFYLAAYSFVTIGAFAVVTLVRDAGGEATHLSNWAGLGRRSPLVAAVFAVFLLAFAGIPLTSGFAGKFAVFKAAAEGGAAPLVVVGVISSAIAAFFYIRVIVLMFFSEPRPEGPTVAVPSPLTMTAIGVGVAVTLVLGVAPQYFLDLASTAGVFVR, from the coding sequence GTGAGCGCAACAGCTGTCCACAGCCTGTGGACAACCGCGGCCGATCCGATCTCGAAGATCGACTCGCCGAAGATCGAGTACGGCCAACTGTCTCCCACCCTGATCATCATCGGCGCGGCGATCGTCGGGGTGCTGATCGAGGCGGTCGTCCCGCGCAAGGCTCGTTACTACGCGCAGGTGTTCGTCTCCACCGTGGCGCTCGTCGCGGCCTTCGCCGCGGTCGTGGCGCTCGCGGCCGACGGATACGCCACGACCAAGGCGGGCATCGCCGCGATGGGCGCGATCGCGGTCGACGGGCCGGCCCTCTTCCTGCAGGGCACGATCCTGCTGGCGGGCCTGGTCGGCCTGTTCACCTTCGCCGAACGGCGACTCGACCCCGCGGCACACGGCAACCGGGTCGACTCCTTCGCCGCGCAGGCCGCGTCCGTGCCGGGCAGTGACAGCGAGAAGGCCGCGGTGAAGGCCGGGTTCACCACCACCGAGGTGTTCCCGCTGCTGATGTTCGCGGTCGCCGGCATGCTGATCTTCCCGGCGGCCAACGACCTGCTGACCCTGTTCATCGCCCTGGAAGTCTTCTCGCTCCCGCTGTACCTGATGTGCGCGCTGGCCCGCCGCAAGCGGCTCATGTCGCAGGAGGCCGCGGTCAAGTACTTCCTGTTGGGTGCCTTCGCGTCCGCGTTCACCCTGTTCGGTATCGCACTGCTGTACGGCTACGCGGGCTCCGTGTCCTACGCGGCGATCGCGCAGGTCGTCGACGGTACGGTCCCGGAGGTCACCCCGGCCCTCGCGGACACCATGGGCAACGACGCGCTGCTGCTCGTCGGCGCCGCGATGATCGTCATGGGTCTGCTGTTCAAGGTGGGCGCGGTGCCGTTCCACATGTGGACGCCCGACGTCTACCAGGGTGCCCCGACCCCGGTGACCGGGTTCATGGCGGCGGCGACGAAGGTGGCCGCCTTCGGTGCGCTGCTGCGGATCCTGTACGTCGTGCTGCCCGGCCTGCGCTGGGACTGGCGGCCGGTCATGTGGGGCGTCGCGATCGTCACCATGCTGGGCGGTGCCATCGTCGCGATCACGCAGACCGACATCAAGCGGCTGCTGGCGTACTCGTCCATCGCGCACGCCGGGTTCATCCTCGCGGGTGTCATCGCGACCACGCCGGACGGGGTGTCCTCCGTTCTCTTCTACCTGGCCGCGTACTCGTTCGTGACGATCGGGGCGTTCGCCGTGGTGACGCTGGTGCGGGACGCCGGCGGTGAGGCGACACATCTGTCCAACTGGGCTGGTCTGGGCCGACGTTCGCCGCTGGTCGCGGCCGTGTTCGCGGTGTTCCTGCTGGCCTTCGCCGGCATTCCGCTGACCTCCGGTTTCGCCGGGAAGTTCGCCGTGTTCAAGGCGGCGGCGGAGGGCGGGGCGGCCCCTCTGGTCGTGGTCGGTGTGATCTCGTCGGCGATCGCGGCGTTCTTCTACATCCGCGTCATCGTGCTGATGTTCTTCAGCGAGCCGAGGCCCGAGGGCCCGACGGTCGCCGTTCCGTCGCCGCTGACGATGACGGCGATCGGGGTCGGTGTGGCGGTCACGCTGGTGCTGGGTGTGGCGCCGCAGTACTTCCTGGATCTGGCGAGTACGGCGGGGGTGTTCGTGCGCTGA
- the recQ gene encoding DNA helicase RecQ has product MGATGGISEMPTVTEAARAGDSEALAALHRVFGYEAFRGEQEAVIEHVVAGGDAVVLMPTGGGKSLCYQIPSLVRPGTGIVVSPLIALMQDQVDALRALGVRAGFVNSTQDFDERRVVEAEFLAGELDLLYLAPERLRLDSTLDLLSRGKIAVFAIDEAHCVSQWGHDFRPDYLALSLLGERWPEVPRIALTATATHATHQEITQRLHMPTARHFVASFDRPNIQYRIVPKADPKKQLLSFLREEHAGDAGIVYCLSRKSVEATAEFLSRNGIEAVPYHAGLDAGTRAAHQSRFLREEGLVVVATIAFGMGIDKPDVRFVAHLDLPKSVEGYYQETGRAGRDGLPSTAWMAYGLNDVIQQRKLIQSGEGDEAFRRRAASHLDAMLALCETAQCRRGQLLAYFGQDPDAAGCGNCDTCLTPPETWDGTIAAQKVLSTVVRLQRERGQKFGALQIVDILLGKRTGKVIQFDHDQLSVFGIGEELSEGEWRGVIRQLLAQGLLAVEGEYGTLVLTEASGTVLRREREVPLRKEPKKPVTSRSASGSGAAGSGRGERKAKAAVAELPEELVPAFEALRAWRAEQAREQGVPAYVIFHDATLREIVTVWPASVRELGGVGGVGEKKLATYGEGVLEVLGSVRGESGAGAAAEANPGADHDAADDWPEMDAEPEDWA; this is encoded by the coding sequence ATGGGTGCGACGGGCGGGATCAGCGAGATGCCAACGGTGACCGAGGCGGCACGGGCGGGCGACAGCGAGGCGCTGGCCGCGCTGCACCGGGTCTTCGGATACGAGGCCTTCCGCGGTGAGCAGGAAGCCGTCATCGAGCATGTGGTGGCCGGTGGTGACGCCGTCGTGCTCATGCCGACCGGCGGCGGCAAGTCGCTCTGCTACCAGATTCCGTCCCTGGTCAGACCGGGTACGGGCATCGTCGTCTCGCCCCTCATCGCGCTGATGCAGGACCAGGTGGACGCGCTGCGGGCGCTCGGTGTGCGTGCCGGGTTCGTCAACTCCACGCAGGACTTCGACGAGCGGCGCGTGGTGGAGGCGGAGTTCCTGGCGGGTGAGCTGGACCTGCTCTACCTCGCGCCGGAGCGACTGCGGCTCGACTCGACACTGGACCTGCTGTCGCGCGGCAAGATCGCGGTGTTCGCGATCGACGAGGCGCACTGCGTGTCCCAGTGGGGCCACGACTTCCGCCCCGACTATCTGGCCCTCTCGCTGCTAGGCGAGCGCTGGCCGGAGGTCCCCCGGATCGCGCTCACGGCCACGGCCACGCATGCGACGCACCAGGAGATCACCCAGCGGCTGCACATGCCGACCGCCCGGCACTTCGTGGCGAGCTTCGACCGGCCCAACATCCAGTACCGGATCGTGCCGAAGGCGGACCCGAAGAAGCAGCTCCTGAGCTTCCTGCGCGAGGAGCACGCGGGCGACGCGGGCATCGTGTACTGCCTGTCCCGCAAGTCCGTGGAGGCGACGGCCGAGTTCCTGAGCCGCAACGGCATCGAGGCGGTGCCGTACCACGCGGGCCTGGACGCGGGCACGCGCGCGGCGCACCAGTCCCGGTTCCTTCGGGAGGAGGGGCTGGTCGTGGTCGCCACCATCGCCTTCGGGATGGGCATCGACAAGCCGGACGTGCGGTTCGTCGCCCACCTCGACCTGCCGAAGTCGGTCGAGGGCTACTACCAGGAGACGGGCCGCGCCGGCCGCGACGGCCTGCCCTCCACGGCCTGGATGGCCTACGGCCTCAACGACGTCATACAGCAGCGCAAGCTGATCCAGTCGGGCGAGGGCGACGAGGCGTTCCGGCGCCGGGCCGCCTCGCACCTGGACGCGATGCTGGCGCTCTGCGAGACGGCTCAGTGCAGACGCGGACAGCTGCTCGCCTACTTCGGTCAGGACCCCGATGCGGCGGGCTGCGGCAACTGCGACACCTGCCTGACACCGCCGGAGACCTGGGACGGCACGATCGCGGCGCAGAAGGTGCTGTCGACGGTGGTGCGGCTGCAGCGCGAGCGGGGGCAGAAGTTCGGCGCGCTGCAGATCGTCGACATCCTGCTGGGCAAGCGCACCGGCAAGGTGATCCAGTTCGACCACGACCAGCTGTCCGTGTTCGGTATCGGCGAGGAGCTGAGCGAGGGCGAATGGCGGGGGGTCATCCGGCAGTTGCTCGCGCAGGGGCTGCTGGCGGTCGAGGGGGAGTACGGGACGCTCGTGCTGACCGAGGCCAGCGGCACCGTGCTGCGGCGGGAGCGGGAGGTGCCGCTGCGGAAGGAGCCGAAGAAGCCGGTGACCTCGCGGTCGGCGTCGGGGTCGGGTGCCGCGGGTTCCGGGCGCGGAGAGCGCAAGGCCAAGGCGGCGGTGGCCGAGTTGCCGGAGGAGCTGGTACCGGCCTTCGAGGCGCTGCGGGCCTGGCGGGCCGAGCAGGCTCGCGAGCAGGGGGTTCCGGCCTATGTGATCTTCCATGACGCGACGCTGCGGGAGATCGTGACGGTGTGGCCCGCGTCCGTGCGGGAGCTCGGTGGCGTCGGCGGGGTGGGGGAGAAGAAGCTGGCGACGTACGGGGAGGGCGTGCTGGAGGTGCTGGGCTCCGTGCGCGGGGAGTCCGGCGCGGGGGCGGCGGCTGAGGCGAACCCGGGGGCGGATCACGACGCGGCGGACGACTGGCCCGAGATGGACGCGGAGCCGGAGGACTGGGCCTAG
- a CDS encoding M56 family metallopeptidase: MTFCLLLLSTVALTAAVPVPRALTRASWPEREPVVALWVWQCLVATVLLCCLTALALGAAAVFGTVRAQLFAPAPPAVTAAYDLSSAPAWAVVLTLLLACGAAWTTAMLGRELAEARRRRSQARAHLLERAPDLPAGLPAARGPLLVLEDEYPDAWWMPGNPAQLIVTTGALHRLTDHQLDAVLTHERGHARARHDWLLHLSTALATGFPRIPLFAHFCDQTHRLVELAADDTASRRCGHLTTALALIELNQHRGVLSCASTHRLLGERVNRLLQPPPRLGRRDRALTTTLAALVPLLPLLITFAPGLTALG, encoded by the coding sequence ATGACCTTCTGCCTGCTCCTGTTGAGCACCGTCGCTCTGACAGCAGCCGTGCCCGTTCCGCGTGCGCTGACCCGGGCCTCGTGGCCCGAACGGGAACCCGTGGTCGCGCTCTGGGTGTGGCAGTGCCTGGTCGCCACCGTCCTGCTGTGCTGCCTGACGGCGCTGGCCTTGGGCGCCGCCGCCGTCTTCGGCACCGTACGCGCGCAGCTCTTCGCCCCCGCGCCGCCCGCGGTGACCGCGGCGTACGACCTCTCGTCCGCACCGGCCTGGGCCGTCGTCCTGACCCTGCTCCTGGCCTGCGGTGCCGCCTGGACCACCGCGATGCTGGGACGCGAACTCGCCGAGGCCCGCCGCCGCCGCAGCCAGGCCCGGGCCCACCTGCTCGAACGTGCCCCCGACCTGCCGGCCGGGCTGCCCGCAGCGCGTGGCCCCCTCCTGGTCCTGGAGGACGAGTACCCGGACGCCTGGTGGATGCCCGGCAACCCGGCCCAGCTGATCGTCACCACCGGCGCCCTGCACCGCCTCACCGACCACCAGCTCGACGCCGTCCTCACCCATGAACGCGGCCACGCCCGCGCCCGCCACGACTGGCTCCTCCACCTCTCGACCGCCCTCGCCACCGGCTTCCCCCGCATCCCGCTGTTCGCCCACTTCTGCGACCAGACCCACCGCCTGGTCGAACTGGCCGCCGACGACACGGCGTCCCGCCGCTGCGGTCACCTGACGACGGCTCTGGCCCTGATCGAGCTCAATCAGCACCGAGGCGTCCTCTCCTGCGCCTCCACCCACCGCCTCCTGGGCGAACGCGTCAACCGCCTCCTCCAGCCACCCCCACGCCTGGGCCGCCGTGACCGCGCCCTCACCACGACGCTGGCAGCACTGGTACCGCTGCTCCCGCTCCTGATCACGTTCGCCCCGGGGCTGACGGCACTGGGCTGA
- the fahA gene encoding fumarylacetoacetase — MPPFDLPEGDPFGTHNLPYGVFSLPGSDSARRVGVRLGDHVLDAGKAAYALGSPYAPLLAQDSLNPLLAAGHTTWSDVRRALTAWVTVPAHQEAVADLFHPLSSVTLHLPFEVADYVDFYASENHARNVGQIFRPDAADSLTPNWKHLPIGYHGRSGTVVVSGTDVVRPSGQRKAPTDPAPVFGPSVRLDIEAEVGFVVGTPSDMGKPVALGDFREHVFGLCLLNDWSARDLQAWEYVPLGPFLGKSFATSVSAWITPLDALEEARVAAPERTHPLLPYLDDSGSAAEPGGYDLRISVAINGHVVSEPPFSTMYWTAAQQLAHMTVNGASLRTGDLYGSGTVSGPTERERGSLLELTWNGRDPLELPDGKRTFLEDGDVVTLSAWAPGPGGIRVGLGEVTGQVVAGN; from the coding sequence ATGCCCCCCTTTGATCTCCCCGAGGGCGATCCCTTCGGCACGCACAACCTTCCGTACGGCGTCTTCTCCCTCCCCGGCTCGGACTCCGCACGCCGGGTAGGCGTCCGGCTCGGCGACCACGTCCTCGACGCGGGCAAGGCGGCCTACGCGCTCGGCTCGCCGTACGCCCCGCTGCTCGCCCAGGACTCCCTGAACCCGCTGCTCGCCGCGGGCCACACCACCTGGTCGGACGTGCGCCGCGCGCTGACGGCGTGGGTGACGGTCCCGGCGCACCAGGAGGCCGTCGCGGACCTGTTCCACCCCCTGTCCTCGGTGACCCTGCACCTCCCCTTCGAGGTCGCGGACTACGTCGACTTCTACGCCTCCGAGAACCATGCCCGGAACGTCGGCCAGATCTTCCGCCCCGACGCCGCGGACTCCCTCACCCCCAACTGGAAGCACCTGCCGATCGGTTACCACGGCCGCTCCGGCACGGTGGTCGTGTCCGGCACGGATGTCGTACGCCCGTCCGGCCAGCGCAAGGCCCCCACTGATCCGGCCCCGGTGTTCGGCCCCTCGGTCCGCCTGGACATCGAGGCCGAGGTCGGCTTCGTGGTCGGGACGCCGTCGGACATGGGCAAGCCGGTGGCGCTCGGCGACTTCCGGGAGCACGTCTTCGGCCTGTGCCTCCTCAACGACTGGTCGGCACGCGACCTCCAGGCCTGGGAGTACGTCCCCCTCGGCCCGTTCCTCGGCAAGTCCTTCGCCACGTCGGTGTCGGCGTGGATCACCCCGCTGGACGCGCTGGAGGAGGCACGGGTGGCAGCGCCGGAGCGGACGCACCCCCTGCTGCCGTACCTGGACGACTCCGGCTCCGCAGCGGAACCCGGCGGCTACGACCTGCGCATCTCGGTGGCCATCAACGGCCACGTCGTCTCCGAGCCCCCCTTCTCCACCATGTACTGGACGGCCGCCCAGCAGCTCGCCCACATGACCGTGAACGGCGCCTCCCTCCGCACCGGCGACCTCTACGGCTCCGGCACGGTGAGCGGCCCCACCGAACGCGAGCGCGGCTCCCTGCTGGAGCTGACCTGGAACGGCCGGGACCCTCTCGAACTCCCCGACGGCAAGCGCACGTTCCTGGAGGACGGCGACGTGGTGACCCTGTCCGCCTGGGCTCCTGGACCGGGCGGGATTCGGGTGGGGCTGGGCGAGGTCACCGGGCAGGTTGTAGCCGGCAACTGA
- a CDS encoding HAD family hydrolase, translating into MAPPIAYSLIATDLDGTLLRGDDTLSDRSLDALAQVAAAGAQHLVVTGRPAPRVRPLLDVLGSRGLAVCGQGAQLYVAGADRLLWSITLDRELAETALGKIEAEVGEVYAAVDQDGVDGLTLIEPGYLMPHPTLPAVRVQHRDDLWCEPISKVLLRHPTLSDDELAATARSVVGSLATVTMSGPGTVELQPCGITKATGLALAAEHLGLGAHETIAFGDMPNDIPMFDWAARGVAMANAHPELKAVADEITLSNEDDGIAVVLERLFAGRLVDFVQ; encoded by the coding sequence ATGGCCCCACCCATCGCATATTCACTCATCGCCACTGACCTGGACGGGACGCTGCTCCGAGGCGACGACACGCTCTCCGACCGCTCCCTCGACGCGCTCGCGCAGGTCGCGGCGGCCGGTGCCCAGCACCTCGTCGTGACGGGGCGGCCGGCGCCCAGAGTGCGGCCGCTCCTCGACGTCCTGGGCAGCCGGGGGCTCGCGGTGTGCGGACAGGGCGCGCAGTTGTACGTCGCCGGCGCGGACCGTCTGTTGTGGTCCATCACCCTGGACCGGGAGTTGGCGGAGACCGCGCTCGGCAAGATCGAGGCCGAGGTCGGGGAGGTGTACGCGGCCGTCGACCAGGACGGCGTCGACGGGCTCACGCTCATCGAACCCGGGTACCTGATGCCCCATCCCACCCTGCCCGCCGTACGCGTCCAGCACCGCGACGACCTGTGGTGCGAGCCGATCAGCAAGGTGCTGCTGCGCCATCCCACCCTGTCCGACGACGAGTTGGCGGCGACGGCACGCTCGGTCGTCGGTTCCCTCGCCACGGTCACCATGTCCGGGCCCGGGACCGTCGAACTCCAGCCATGCGGCATCACCAAGGCGACCGGTCTCGCGCTCGCCGCCGAGCATCTCGGTCTGGGCGCGCACGAGACCATCGCCTTCGGGGACATGCCCAACGACATCCCCATGTTCGACTGGGCCGCACGTGGGGTGGCGATGGCCAACGCCCACCCCGAACTCAAGGCGGTCGCCGACGAGATCACCCTGTCGAACGAGGACGACGGCATCGCCGTCGTCCTCGAGAGACTGTTCGCGGGCAGGCTGGTCGATTTCGTCCAGTAG